The following proteins are co-located in the Telopea speciosissima isolate NSW1024214 ecotype Mountain lineage chromosome 9, Tspe_v1, whole genome shotgun sequence genome:
- the LOC122640912 gene encoding probable F-box protein At4g22030 yields MATLQTPKCGAVQLKNTTRNMVKGLLSMASQHKTPNNTRSTTTTIRDEKESTLSTATTISELYLIADAVADRVEMHTNMGEQRDNWNTLLLTSINAITLTAAAMAALSAATTTTSFLPFPPLNLSSTLLFSAAAGMMVVMNKIQPSQLAEEQRNAARLFKQLHREIQTTLAIGKTPTARDVKDAMDKVLALDRAYPLPLLGVMLDKFPKTVEPTVWWPSPSSTSPNSPREQHDQRKRVLGNGWSEKLEEEMREIVRVLKRKDAEEYKRLGKLALNINKILAISGPILAGVAAVGSAFAFVGSCPSHHHGGGLDLGLAVSVAAGALASVVNTLEHGWQVGMVFEMYRNSAGFFKLLEESIEATLNQKDVEKRENGESFELKLALNLGRSLSELRDLASSGSNSRDEEEVSDEFASKLF; encoded by the coding sequence ATGGCTACACTCCAGACCCCGAAATGTGGAGCGGTTCAACTGAAGAACACTACCAGAAACATGGTGAAGGGATTATTAAGCATGGCAAGCCAACATAAAACCCCTAACAACACCagatccaccaccaccactataaGAGACGAAAAGGAATCTACATTGTCTACTGCCACCACCATCTCTGAGCTCTACCTAATAGCAGATGCGGTGGCTGACAGAGTAGAGATGCACACCAACATGGGTGAGCAGCGAGACAACTGGAACACCCTCCTCCTCACCTCCATCAATGCCATCACCCTCACCGCCGCAGCCATGGCTGCTCTCTCTGCTGCAACAACTACAACTTCCTTTCTCCCTTTCCCACCTCTCAACCTATCTTCCACTCTCTTGTTCTCTGCAGCCGCAgggatgatggtggtgatgaatAAGATCCAACCCTCCCAACTGGCAGAAGAGCAACGCAACGCTGCAAGGTTGTTCAAGCAACTCCATAGGGAGATCCAAACAACCCTTGCCATTGGGAAGACTCCAACGGCAAGGGATGTAAAGGATGCCATGGACAAGGTCTTGGCCCTCGATAGGGCCTACCCTCTTCCCTTACTTGGAGTCATGCTCGACAAGTTCCCCAAAACGGTGGAGCCCACTGTGTGGTGGCCTTCACCTTCATCAACTTCACCTAATTCACCACGAGAACAGCATGATCAGCGAAAACGGGTTCTTGGGAATGGGTGGAGTGAGAAactggaggaggagatgagagagattgttagggttttgaagagAAAGGATGCTGAGGAATATAAGAGATTGGGGAAGTTGGCGTtgaacataaataaaattttagcGATTTCAGGGCCTATACTAGCAGGCGTAGCAGCAGTTGGGTCTGCCTTTGCCTTTGTGGGGTCATGTCCTTCTCATCATCACGGCGGGGGTTTGGATTTAGGTTTGGCGGTGAGTGTTGCTGCGGGAGCACTAGCGAGTGTAGTGAACACGTTGGAGCATGGATGGCAAGTTGGAATGGTTTTCGAGATGTATAGGAATTCTGCTGGCTTCTTTAAACTACTTGAGGAATCCATTGAAGCCACCTTGAACCAAAAAGatgtggagaagagagaaaatggagAGTCCTTCGAATTGAAGCTGGCTCTCAACTTGGGGAGAAGCCTATCGGAGCTCAGGGATCTTGCATCTTCTGGTAGTAATAgtagagatgaagaagaagtcAGCGACGAGTTTGCAAGCAAACTCTTCTGA